The genomic segment GGAGAAGACGGTTGCCCCCACCCTCAAGGCCGTCGCGATGGAGATCGCGCTGTACGCCCAAAACAACCTGGAAGGGGCCGACGCGAACAAGATGGCGGCCCTGCGGGCGCAGGCCCTGAAGGTCGCCGAGGCGCTGACCAAGAAGGATTACCCGGCGGCCAAGGCGGCGGCCGAGGGGCTCGCCAAACCGACTGGGGGCGACAAGAAAGCGCTCAAGCTGCACGAACTCTACAAGTACGACGTGAACGAGGTCATGTCGGCGTTCCGGAACAGCCCGCGGGGGCTGAATACCGAGAAGGACATCCGGGCGCAGGCGAAGAACGTGACCGACATCAAACTGGCCGGCGAACTCGGCGCCCGGTCCGCGCTGGCGGCCGAATACACCCTCCTGCTGCCGTCGTCCGACGCGGTCGGCGCGAAGAAGAAGACGTGGGAGGGCTCGGCCCAGGACATGGGTCGGTTGGGCCAGGAGATCGCGACCGAAGCCGCCAAGGGCGCGAAAGCCGACAAGGCCGTGCTGAAGAAGAAGCTGGCCGCCCTCGATGCGACCTGCACCGCCTGCCACAACGTCTTCAAATAAGTCATCAAGTCGAATGCTCACCCCGCGGACAGCGCGGGGTGGGTTGGCCGGGTAAAGATCTGATGTTATAATTAGACTCGGTATGATCGGTGGCTGTGCAGAGCTTATAAAGAATTGCCATTCTTGCCGAACGCCAGCTCACCGAGCTGAGGGTCAGAAAATGTCCGAAGAGATTGCGGATCGGGGGCGAGGTCCGGAAATCGTTGGCACTCGCATCACCGTTTACAATCTGCTGCCGTCTTTCCTCGACCCGACGGTATCAGAGGATGAAATTTGCCGCGTGTACGAATTGACCCCAGGGCAGGTAGCAGCCGCACGGGCTTATGTGCTGAACAACCCCGATACAGTCTTGG from the Fimbriiglobus ruber genome contains:
- a CDS encoding cytochrome c is translated as MRTQWIRRPVGVAGLAVVVWLAAAESPAKETLPEGVAGKLIDADVAYLQKALTKAPEKTVAPTLKAVAMEIALYAQNNLEGADANKMAALRAQALKVAEALTKKDYPAAKAAAEGLAKPTGGDKKALKLHELYKYDVNEVMSAFRNSPRGLNTEKDIRAQAKNVTDIKLAGELGARSALAAEYTLLLPSSDAVGAKKKTWEGSAQDMGRLGQEIATEAAKGAKADKAVLKKKLAALDATCTACHNVFK